In a single window of the Drosophila albomicans strain 15112-1751.03 chromosome 3, ASM965048v2, whole genome shotgun sequence genome:
- the LOC117567791 gene encoding uncharacterized protein LOC117567791 — translation MRTFYVFALLLVASQAVELDKPEQQLPDKLPVHIQTLITNHINHVLQTTTTTTQKPHGQTATVLTGHVPQLQGEGKGKSTIAVPHLDLLPPHVEQPKTVPQVINHTATGTWQQYAAPVAGHNKVVMPPVSQIVVTVPGKQPQLHNVGDKVNQLHQKVSYIMQQAEKHIPLAINQAISEREKLNAQKEKQKQKETQHSSSSTSTTSAPEHHKLRLISSEEVQVPELTEAQRDLQELGKCNYNCPEKALPVCASNGKCVVEFPGQCELSQWNCFNTKNVFSQVHDDECRNTIRCYERDMQ, via the exons atgagaacTTTCTACGTATTTG CTCTGTTGTTGGTGGCATCACAGGCCGTGGAATTGGACAAGCCAGAGCAACAGCTTCCCGACAAGCTTCCCGTGCATATTCAAACACTGATAACGAATCACATCAATCATGTGCTgcagacgacaacgacgacgacacaaAAACCGCATGGACAGACGGCCACAGTATTAACTGGCCACGTGCCACAGTTGCAAGGCGAGGGAAAAGGAAAATCTACAATCGCTGTGCCGCATTTGGATTTGCTGCCGCCACATGTTGAGCAGCCAAAGACAGTGCCGCAGGTGATAAATCATACAGCAACTGGCACATGGCAGCAGTATGCAGCTCCTGTTGCCGGCCATAACAAAGTGGTGATGCCGCCGGTATCACAGATTGTGGTCACAGTGCCCGGCAAGCAGCCGCAACTGCACAATGTTGGCGACAAGGTCAACCAGCTACACCAGAAAGTGAGCTATATAATGCAACAGGCCGAGAAGCATATTCCCCTGGCCATCAATCAGGCGATCAGCGAGCGCGAGAAGCTCAACGCACAGAAggagaagcaaaagcaaaaagagacgcaacacagcagcagcagcacatcgACTACCTCAGCGCCAGAGCACCACAAGCTGCGTTTGATTTCATCGGAGGAGGTGCAAGTGCCTGAGTTGACTGAGGCGCAACGCGATCTCCAGGAACTGGGCAAATGCAACTACAATTGTCCCGAGAAGGCGCTTCCCGTTTGTGCCTCCAATGGCAAATGTGTCGTCGAGTTTCCCGGTCAGTGTGAGCTAAGCCAATGGAATTGCTTCAACACCAAAAATG TGTTCAGCCAAGTGCATGATGACGAGTGCCGGAACACGATCAGATGCTATGAGCGTGATATGCAGTAA
- the LOC117567789 gene encoding ribosome-binding protein 1, which translates to MFKLSFVLATVLLCSVIVTAQVKPNSEIGRVTVQVPLLVNGKPVITQDKVDDVKEEVARVVEVKPGKVSTTEQVVVPPTVSKPVAKVRKMRAIVETVNPGVPNPGKPNPGIPNRGLPNPGVPNPGMPNPGVPNPGMPNPGIPNRGLPNPGMPNPGMPNPGVPNPGMPNPGIPNRGLPNPGVPNPGMPNPGKPNTGVPHVAASEVQPVVVQAPVTTMTPVEMPKTVATRNCFQLLLGDMTTTPHPMPMPPTEAENCDAVCTKFELLPICATNGVCIHEFPNQCIMDSFNCKHRDSAFREVDEQVCRRGLCARRCTPEDINM; encoded by the exons ATGTTTAAGCTCAGTTTCGTTTTGGCCACAG TGCTGCTGTGTTCCGTAATTGTCACAGCGCAGGTGAAGCCAAATTCAGAGATCGGCCGGGTTACAGTCCAAGTGCCGTTGCTGGTCAATGGAAAGCCCGTGATCACCCAGGATAAAGTAGATGATGTGAAGGAGGAGGTGGCGCGTGTTGTTGAGGTGAAACCAGGCAAGGTAAGCACCACTGAGCAGGTTGTGGTGCCACCCACTGTGAGCAAGCCGGTGGCCAAGGTGCGCAAGATGAGAGCTATTGTGGAAACAGTTAATCCAGGAGTACCTAATCCTGGCAAGCCCAACCCTGGCATCCCAAATCGCGGTCTGCCCAACCCTGGAGTACCTAACCCTGGTATGCCCAACCCTGGAGTTCCAAACCCTGGCATGCCCAATCCTGGTATCCCAAATCGCGGTTTGCCCAACCCTGGAATGCCAAACCCCGGAATGCCAAATCCCGGAGTGCCTAACCCTGGTATGCCCAATCCTGGTATCCCAAATCGCGGTTTGCCCAACCCTGGAGTGCCCAATCCTGGCATGCCTAATCCTGGCAAGCCCAACACTGGTGTTCCTCATGTGGCTGCCTCAGAGGTTCAACCCGTCGTCGTACAAGCGCCTGTCACAACCATGACCCCAGTTGAGATGCCCAAAACTGTGGCGACAAGAAACTGCTTCCAGCTGTTGCTGGGCGACATGACGACCACGCCCCATCCTATGCCAATGCCGCCCACTGAGGCCGAGAACTGCGACGCGGTGTGCACCAAGTTCGAGCTGCTTCCCATCTGCGCCACTAATGGCGTCTGCATCCATGAGTTCCCCAATCAGTGCATTATGGATAGCTTTAACTGCAAGCATCGTGATTCAGCGTTCCGCGAAGTCGATGAGCAAGTCTGTCGCAGGGGTTTGTGTGCAAGGCGTTGCACTCCAGAAGATATcaatatgtaa
- the LOC127565399 gene encoding uncharacterized protein LOC127565399: protein MWFNRAKLVVLTVIVGILSVTKSYRYKTEYEDEDLFSDCPNQPESVLNLHGLANLSEITRVSHHNLVQVSGNFTLVWDIQKTDRIEATLDVFKYERREWVPTLYRIQTPHLCSILFDKNQYWYPMWIQHVTNIEEVKDKCFNVPGTKYIHETFDMHLEFENKMGNIEGQHKLQFVLKAFDQLNRMRPTSICFAMIINYVRLSQKSRK, encoded by the exons ATGTGGTTTAATCGTGCAAAGTTAGTGGTACTGACTGTAATCGTCGGAATATTAAGCGTTACCAAATCCTATCGATACAAAACCGAGTATGAGGATGAAGATTTATTCAGCGATTGCCCAAATCAACCGGAGAGTGTACTCAATCTTCATGGACTTGCAAATTTATCAGAGATAACCAGAGTCTCACATCACAATCTTGTACAAGTATCGGGAAATTTTACGTTGGTATGGGATATTCAAAAAACGGATCGTATTGAG GCTACTTTAGATGTTTTCAAATATGAACGCCGAGAGTGGGTACCAACTCTTTACAGGATACAAACACCTCATTTGTGTTCAATACTGTTTGATAAGAATCAATATTGGTATCCAATGTGGATTCAACATGTAACGAATATCGAGGAAGTAAAGGACAAGTGCTTTAATGTTCCAGGG aCGAAGTACATACATGAAACCTTCGATATGCATCTTgaattcgaaaataaaatggGAAATATAGAAGGACAACATAAACTACAATTTGTGCTAAAAGCATTTGATCAGTTAAACAGGATGCGTCCAACTTCCATATGTTTTGCAATGATAATAAACTATGTAAGACTATCCCAAAAGTCCCGAAAATAA
- the LOC127565398 gene encoding uncharacterized protein LOC127565398 encodes MMLMMMMQQTLLFTVATGILSFTKAHRYKIEFEDDELFSDCPNQPESVLNINGLLNLTELTIDRPQDSLQFSGNFTTVWNIQKTDLIQGSLDVFKYERREWVPTIYKMRALNFCSILFDKNQYWYRVWGQHVTNLEEVKDKCFKPGTKYMHETFEMYLDFENRMQNVEGEHKIQFELKAFDEFNRMRPTSILAIKILSFTKAHRYKIEFEDDELFSDCSNQPESVLNIHGLLNLTEWTIDRPQDNLKFSGNFTTVWNIQKTDRIQCSLEIFKYDRREWVPTLYKMKMPHFCPLLFDENQHWYKVWGQHITNLEEVKDNCLNVPGDLLNH; translated from the exons TGCTATTTACAGTAGCTACCGGAATATTAAGCTTCACCAAAGCCCACCGATACAAAATCGAGTTTGAAGATGATGAGTTATTCAGCGATTGCCCAAATCAACCAGAGAGTGTACTCAATATTAATGGTCTCTTAAATTTGACAGAGTTGACCATAGACCGGCCACAGGATAGTTTACAATTTTCAGGAAATTTTACTACGGTATGGAATATTCAGAAAACGGATCTCATACAG GGTAGCTTGGATGTTTTCAAATATGAACGCCGAGAGTGGGTACCAACTATCTACAAGATGAGAGCACTTAATTTCTGTTCAATACTGTTTGATAAGAATCAATATTGGTACAGAGTGTGGGGACAACACGTAACGAATCTCGAGGAAGTAAAGGACAAGTGTTTTAAGCCAGGG acgAAGTACATGCATGAAACCTTCGAGATGTATCTTGATTTTGAAAATAGAATGCAGAATGTGGAAGGAgaacataaaatacaatttgagcTAAAAGCATTTGACGAGTTCAACAGGATGCGTCCAACTTCCATAT TAGCCATCAAAATTTTAAGCTTCACCAAAGCCCACCGATACAAAATCGAGTTTGAAGATGATGAGTTATTCAGCGATTGCTCAAATCAACCGGAGAGTGTACTCAATATTCATGGTCTCTTAAATTTGACAGAGTGGACCATAGACCGGCCACAggataatttaaaattttcggGAAATTTTACTACGGTATGGAATATTCAGAAAACGGATCGCATACAG TGTAGTTTGGAGATTTTCAAATATGATCGTCGAGAATGGGTGCCAACTCTCTACAAGATGAAAATGCCTCATTTCTGTCCATTACTCTTTGATGAGAATCAACATTGGTACAAAGTCTGGGGACAACACATAACGAATCTCGAGGAAGTAAAGGACAACTGTCTTAATGTTCCAGGG GATCTCCTAAACCATTGA
- the LOC117567792 gene encoding uncharacterized protein LOC117567792, whose product MKHFSPLCLFLVTLAVANASVLPVKRNHLPAVNQQGEVVWLDEMSHSVPDKCDFSCTDQDLSVCAHNGQCLQLFTSRCTMAAYNCRNPQKRFNIVENYKCILGYVPLCSPEERKELGITM is encoded by the exons ATGAAACACTTTTCGCCACTTTGCCTGT TCCTCGTTACGCTCGCCGTTGCCAACGCTAGTGTGTTGCCCGTAAAGCGCAATCATTTACCGGCTGTCAATCAGCAGGGCGAGGTCGTCTGGCTGGATGAGATGAGCCACTCTGTGCCGGATAAATGTGACTTCAGCTGTACGGATCAAGATTTAAGCGTCTGCGCCCACAACGGACAATGCCTGCAACTGTTCACCAGCCGCTGCACGATGGCCGCTTACAATTGCCGTAATCCTCAGAAGCGTTTCAACATTGTTGAGAACTATAAATGCATACTGGGCTACGTGCCGCTCTGCAGCCCCGAAGAGCGCAAGGAACTAGGAATTACAATGTga
- the LOC117567785 gene encoding rab11 family-interacting protein 4B isoform X7, producing MYSDISLENRHDYDYRLELLQRKVDDLSDTQNIAEDRTTRTKTEYAVLQARYHMLEEQYRESELRAEERLAEEQKRHREILARVEREASLQNENCQMKIKATEIEANALRDEAQRLRVLCDKQANDLHRTEEQLELARDQIAALQQEYDEQLQTLRRHEQEKKSTEELMLELSHELQRAREENGARAMPTTSPESIRLEELHQELEEMRQKNRSLEEQNEELQATMLTNQATMLTNGVEQGRHLLSGTLNNLAQELEEMSQAQDSVDSATLASLSQLQQAFQEKEDENVRLKHYIDTILLNIVENYPQLLEVKPIERK from the exons CTGGAGCTGCTGCAGCGCAAGGTGGATGATCTGTCAGACACACAGAATATAGCCGAGGATCGCACAACGCGCACCAAAACAGAATATGCGGTGCTCCAGGCGCGTTATCACATGCTCGAGGAGCAATACAGAGAG TCGGAGTTGCGTGCCGAGGAACGCTTGGCTGAGGAACAGAAGCGTCATCGCGAGATCTTGGCGCGCGTGGAACGCGAAGCCTCGTTGCAGAATGAGAACTGCCAGATGAAGATAAAAGCCACCGAAATCGAGGCGAATGCACTGCGCGATGAGGCGCAACGATTGCGTGTGCTGTGTGATAAACAGGCCAATGATTTGCATCGCACCGAGGAGCAGCTGGAGCTGGCACGCGATCAGATTGCCGCACTGCAGCAGGAATACGATGAACAGTTGCAGACGCTGCGTCGCCACGAGCAGGAGAAGAAATCCACCGAGGAGCTGATGCTGGAGCTGAGTCACGAGCTGCAGCGTGCCCGCGAAGAGAATGGGGCACGTGCCATGCCCACCACATCGCCGGAGAGCATAAGACTGGAGGAGCTGCATCAAGAGCTCGAGGAGATGCGACAAAAGAATCGCT CACTCGAGGAGCAGAACGAGGAACTGCAGGCCACGATGCTGACGAATCAGGCCACCATGCTAACCAATGGCGTGGAGCAGGGTCGTCATCTGTTGAGCGGCACCCTCAACAATCTGGCTCAGGAGCTGGAGGAAATGTCACAAGCTCAG GATTCTGTGGATTCAGCCACATTAGCATCCTTAAGTCAG ctgcaacaggcCTTCCAGGAAAAGGAAGATGAGAATGTCCGTCTAAAGCATTACATCGACACCATCTTACTCAACATTGTGGAGAATTATCCCCAACTGCTCGAAGTCAAGCCCATAGAGCGCAAGTAG
- the LOC117567785 gene encoding rab11 family-interacting protein 3 isoform X8, with amino-acid sequence MQMYLKNHMADVQLVNELLHDLRHMKSDCLELLQRKVDDLSDTQNIAEDRTTRTKTEYAVLQARYHMLEEQYRESELRAEERLAEEQKRHREILARVEREASLQNENCQMKIKATEIEANALRDEAQRLRVLCDKQANDLHRTEEQLELARDQIAALQQEYDEQLQTLRRHEQEKKSTEELMLELSHELQRAREENGARAMPTTSPESIRLEELHQELEEMRQKNRSLEEQNEELQATMLTNQATMLTNGVEQGRHLLSGTLNNLAQELEEMSQAQLQQAFQEKEDENVRLKHYIDTILLNIVENYPQLLEVKPIERK; translated from the exons AtgcaaatgtatttgaaaaatCACATGGCAGATGTGCAGTTGGTGAATGAGCTGCTCCACGATTTGCGGCACATGAAAAGCGATTGT CTGGAGCTGCTGCAGCGCAAGGTGGATGATCTGTCAGACACACAGAATATAGCCGAGGATCGCACAACGCGCACCAAAACAGAATATGCGGTGCTCCAGGCGCGTTATCACATGCTCGAGGAGCAATACAGAGAG TCGGAGTTGCGTGCCGAGGAACGCTTGGCTGAGGAACAGAAGCGTCATCGCGAGATCTTGGCGCGCGTGGAACGCGAAGCCTCGTTGCAGAATGAGAACTGCCAGATGAAGATAAAAGCCACCGAAATCGAGGCGAATGCACTGCGCGATGAGGCGCAACGATTGCGTGTGCTGTGTGATAAACAGGCCAATGATTTGCATCGCACCGAGGAGCAGCTGGAGCTGGCACGCGATCAGATTGCCGCACTGCAGCAGGAATACGATGAACAGTTGCAGACGCTGCGTCGCCACGAGCAGGAGAAGAAATCCACCGAGGAGCTGATGCTGGAGCTGAGTCACGAGCTGCAGCGTGCCCGCGAAGAGAATGGGGCACGTGCCATGCCCACCACATCGCCGGAGAGCATAAGACTGGAGGAGCTGCATCAAGAGCTCGAGGAGATGCGACAAAAGAATCGCT CACTCGAGGAGCAGAACGAGGAACTGCAGGCCACGATGCTGACGAATCAGGCCACCATGCTAACCAATGGCGTGGAGCAGGGTCGTCATCTGTTGAGCGGCACCCTCAACAATCTGGCTCAGGAGCTGGAGGAAATGTCACAAGCTCAG ctgcaacaggcCTTCCAGGAAAAGGAAGATGAGAATGTCCGTCTAAAGCATTACATCGACACCATCTTACTCAACATTGTGGAGAATTATCCCCAACTGCTCGAAGTCAAGCCCATAGAGCGCAAGTAG